Within the Thermosynechococcaceae cyanobacterium Okahandja genome, the region CACCGCCGCCGGATCAACGAGGGGCTTGAGGGCATTGGCCAGCATTTTACGCCGTGTGGCAAAGCCTTGGCGCACTAGCCGCTCTAGCCACTGGGGCGAGGTAACCGGCGGTAGGGTGGTGTGAGGCCGTAGGCAGATCACCATGGACTCCACCTTGGGAGGTGGTACAAAGGCGCGGGGTGGCACCACGCAAACGGGTTCACAGGCAGCTAAGAACTGGCTGCGCACCGAAAGGGCACCGTAGGTTTTACTGCCCGGTTGCGCCATGAGGCGATCGCCAATTTCCTTTTGCACCAGTAGCACAAGGCGCTCAAAGGGGGGGGTGCGGGGCTGACTGATTGTTCCCAAGAGATGCCCCAACAGCGGACCGGTGATGTTGTAGGGAATATTGGCCACCACCTTGTTGCACCCCAACGCCGCCAGATCCGTGCGGAGGATGTCCCCTTCAATGAGCACGACGCGATCGCCTCTGAACTGCCGTTGCAGCC harbors:
- the rsmA gene encoding 16S rRNA (adenine(1518)-N(6)/adenine(1519)-N(6))-dimethyltransferase RsmA; the encoded protein is MTQRPRKRFGQHWLRSEAVLAQIVAAAALRPGDRVLEVGPGRGALTRPLLATGVEVVAVELDRDLCAGLQRQFRGDRVVLIEGDILRTDLAALGCNKVVANIPYNITGPLLGHLLGTISQPRTPPFERLVLLVQKEIGDRLMAQPGSKTYGALSVRSQFLAACEPVCVVPPRAFVPPPKVESMVICLRPHTTLPPVTSPQWLERLVRQGFATRRKMLANALKPLVDPAAVRQALTELGLAAESRAEALSLQNWLALSEGLPAP